A single genomic interval of Epinephelus fuscoguttatus linkage group LG22, E.fuscoguttatus.final_Chr_v1 harbors:
- the vezt gene encoding vezatin isoform X3, with protein MHNSPLFQYLHDLGHTDFEACPTASQEDDDGGQEGDLASPDEDPWRTPGGRLWRLAEALWRWSPMHQAAASQKLGQQLDCVFGQYSVKCILDQDVLLQEDVELIELLDPSLLTLGSSASGSSSRASALPRPSLIAQPSLWDMAGLVGLAAVLLGLCSISEGLWPLAAAPWGLALLGWVGLRGITLWRQGCMERAVHSQATQLQTLVHNSKTLTGLSRKALRLVQETEVISRGFTLLLDRVSAASSFSRAGPGAVPRGQQLIGLRKALYRALRTAFRASRRATCHMLKAFPLNSEIDNVTNYVSAVPLKELGLGLGIEHLGDEQAQELTDDYSLPALKMLFQLWVGQSSECFRRLALLLSPQRIEEQEEGLPKGDNSPPLPPPPPPLHRSIAAVTEPLHHALASCLCEVQRSYDFHRHFETQLRTTGSDKTGRAREKCRELNTLHTSIRSLQLHLKALLSEMIILEDDLEKLMVSKEPTELTYEGYQDLSERLHQLQPHMQASTGCWEDTISQVERMLRRVNACPGNAGGQEQCCPPVPEIPAPPPSYPLILDRDPVPEELEWEAYVSDSDSDGEGRGSWCDILSPEERERQRREREESRRVLSELKAVLGFRASEGERMKRKQLLFKDQAAVTPSARSDTSDPVTKLSDAPATLGSAESGDEEGNHFSECSAGNEGEEGEGRDGRVRPDPSAEPVTEFSCGSEVKEGDLVGTSVCTRGGGGASELHQYDGVLEEGEGQNGLDCFVKPKVPAVSVMDRLTELHGSEALSFSSALAAQVAARSHSLIAMEEQMFGDDEEDDDEEENDRRTPEKDLS; from the exons ATGCAT AACTCCCCTCTTTTCCAGTACCTGCATGATCTAGGGCACACAGACTTCGAGGCATGTCCGACGGCATCACAGGAGGACGACGATGGCGGACAGGAGGGAGACCTCGCCTCTCCCGACGAAGATCCATGGAGAACTCCA GGAGGACGCTTGTGGAGACTGGCTGAAGCCTTGTGGAGATGGAGTCCGATGCACCAGGCGGCTGCGTCTCAGAAGCTGGGCCAGCAGCTG GACTGTGTGTTCGGCCAGTACTCGGTGAAGTGCATTCTGGACCAGGACgtgctgctgcaggaggatGTGGAGCTGATCGAGCTGCTGGACCCGAGTCTGCTCACCCTCGGCTCGTCTGCCTCTGGCTCATCCAGCCGAGCGAGCGCCCTGCCCAGACCAAGCCTCATAGCCCAGCCCTCCCTATG GGACATGGCGGGGCTGGTCGGCCTGGCTGCAGTGCTGCTGGGTCTCTGCTCCATATCTGAGGGCCTGTGGCCGCTGGCCGCCGCCCCCTGGGGCCTGGCGCTGCTGGGCTGGGTGGGGCTGAGGGGCATCACGCTGTGGAGACAGGGCTGCATGGAGAGAGCCGTCCACTCGCAGGCCACACAGCTGCAGACTCTGGTCCACAACAGCAAGACTCTGACCGGGCTGTCTCGCAAAGCCCTGCGCCTGGTGCAGGAGACGGAGGTCATCTCCAGAGGGTTCACCCT TTTGCTCGACAGGGTGAGTGCGGCCAGCTCCTTTAGCAGGGCGGGGCCGGGGGCGGTGCCCAGAGGCCAGCAGCTGATCGGACTGAGGAAGGCCCTGTACCGGGCGCTCCGCACGGCCTTCAGAGCGTCACGTAGAGCCACCTGTCATATGCTCAAGG CGTTCCCTCTGAACTCTGAGATCGATAATGTGACCAACTATGTGTCTGCGGTGCCTCTGAAGGAGCTGGGGCTCGGCCTGGGGATCGAGCACCTGGGTGATGAGCAGGCGCAGGAGCTGACGGATGACTACAGCCTGCCTGCCCTGAAG ATGCTGTTTCAGCTGTGGGTGGGACAAAGCTCTGAATGTTTCCGTCGACTGGCTCTCCTCCTGTCGCCCCAAAGAATAGAGGAGCAAGAAGAGGGGCTACCTAAAGGAGACaactcccctcctcttcctcctcctcctcccccactgCACCGCTCCATTGCAGCAGTGACCGAGCCCCTCCATCACGCTCTGGCCAGCTGCCTCTGCGAGGTGCAGCGCAGCTACGACTTCCACCGACACTTTGAGACCCAGCTGAGGACGACGGGCTCGGACAAGACGGGCAGAGCCAGGGAGAAATGCCGAGAGCTCAACACCCTGCACACCTCCATCCGAAGCCTGCAGCTGCACCTCAAAGCCCTGCTTAGcga GATGATCATCCTGGAGGACGACCTGGAGAAACTGATGGTGTCCAAGGAGCCGACAGAGTTGACATACGAGGGCTACCAGGACCTCAGTGAGCGGCTGCACCAGCTGCAGCCTCACATGCAGGCCAGCACCGGCTGCTGGGAGGACACCATCAGCCAGGTGGAGCGCATGCTGAGACGCGTCAATGCCTGTCCAG GTAATGCTGGGGGTCAGGAGCAGTGTTGTCCCCCTGTACCTGAGATCCCTGCTCCTCCTCCGTCCTACCCGCTGATCCTGGACAGAGACCCTGTGCCAGAAGAGCTG GAGTGGGAGGCCTACGTGTCCGACTCAGACTCTGACGGCGAAGGCAGAGGCTCTTGGTGCGACATCTTGTCCCCGGAGGAGCGGGAGCGTCAGCGGCGGGAGAGGGAGGAGTCCCGTCGTGTCCTGTCAGAGCTCAAAGCTGTGCTGGGCTTCCGTGCGTCAGAGGgggagaggatgaagaggaagcAGCTGCTCTTCAAAGACCAAG ctgctgtgacaCCCTCAGCTCGCAGCGACACTTCAGATCCTGTCACAAAGCTGTCAGACGCTCCTGCCACTCTGGGATCGGCCGAAAGTGGTGATGAAGAAGGAAACCACTTTTCAGAGTGCTCTGCAGGAAACGAAGGGGAGGAAGGGGAAGGAAGAGACGGCAGGGTGAGGCCTGACCCCTCCGCAGAGCCGGTAACGGAGTTCAGCTGCGGCTCGGAGGTGAAGGAGGGGGATTTGGTTGGAACTTCAGTGTGcacgagaggaggaggaggggcgtCCGAGCTGCACCAGTACGACGGCGTCCTGGAGGAGGGCGAGGGCCAGAACGGTCTGGACTGCTTCGTGAAGCCTAAAGTCCCCGCTGTGTCCGTGATGGACAGACTGACGGAGCTCCACGGCTCAGAGGCGCTCAGCTTCAGCTCCGCCCTCGCCGCTCAGGTGGCGGCACGCTCGCACTCGCTCATCGCCATGGAGGAGCAGATGTTtggagatgatgaagaggatgatgatgaagaggagaacGACAGACGAACCCCTGAGAAGGACTTAAGCTAA
- the vezt gene encoding vezatin isoform X2: MTEEFDEDVVFENSPLFQYLHDLGHTDFEACPTASQEDDDGGQEGDLASPDEDPWRTPGGRLWRLAEALWRWSPMHQAAASQKLGQQLDCVFGQYSVKCILDQDVLLQEDVELIELLDPSLLTLGSSASGSSSRASALPRPSLIAQPSLWDMAGLVGLAAVLLGLCSISEGLWPLAAAPWGLALLGWVGLRGITLWRQGCMERAVHSQATQLQTLVHNSKTLTGLSRKALRLVQETEVISRGFTLVSAASSFSRAGPGAVPRGQQLIGLRKALYRALRTAFRASRRATCHMLKAFPLNSEIDNVTNYVSAVPLKELGLGLGIEHLGDEQAQELTDDYSLPALKMLFQLWVGQSSECFRRLALLLSPQRIEEQEEGLPKGDNSPPLPPPPPPLHRSIAAVTEPLHHALASCLCEVQRSYDFHRHFETQLRTTGSDKTGRAREKCRELNTLHTSIRSLQLHLKALLSEMIILEDDLEKLMVSKEPTELTYEGYQDLSERLHQLQPHMQASTGCWEDTISQVERMLRRVNACPGNAGGQEQCCPPVPEIPAPPPSYPLILDRDPVPEELEWEAYVSDSDSDGEGRGSWCDILSPEERERQRREREESRRVLSELKAVLGFRASEGERMKRKQLLFKDQAAVTPSARSDTSDPVTKLSDAPATLGSAESGDEEGNHFSECSAGNEGEEGEGRDGRVRPDPSAEPVTEFSCGSEVKEGDLVGTSVCTRGGGGASELHQYDGVLEEGEGQNGLDCFVKPKVPAVSVMDRLTELHGSEALSFSSALAAQVAARSHSLIAMEEQMFGDDEEDDDEEENDRRTPEKDLS; the protein is encoded by the exons ATGACTGAGGAGTTTGATGAAGATGTGGTATTTGAG AACTCCCCTCTTTTCCAGTACCTGCATGATCTAGGGCACACAGACTTCGAGGCATGTCCGACGGCATCACAGGAGGACGACGATGGCGGACAGGAGGGAGACCTCGCCTCTCCCGACGAAGATCCATGGAGAACTCCA GGAGGACGCTTGTGGAGACTGGCTGAAGCCTTGTGGAGATGGAGTCCGATGCACCAGGCGGCTGCGTCTCAGAAGCTGGGCCAGCAGCTG GACTGTGTGTTCGGCCAGTACTCGGTGAAGTGCATTCTGGACCAGGACgtgctgctgcaggaggatGTGGAGCTGATCGAGCTGCTGGACCCGAGTCTGCTCACCCTCGGCTCGTCTGCCTCTGGCTCATCCAGCCGAGCGAGCGCCCTGCCCAGACCAAGCCTCATAGCCCAGCCCTCCCTATG GGACATGGCGGGGCTGGTCGGCCTGGCTGCAGTGCTGCTGGGTCTCTGCTCCATATCTGAGGGCCTGTGGCCGCTGGCCGCCGCCCCCTGGGGCCTGGCGCTGCTGGGCTGGGTGGGGCTGAGGGGCATCACGCTGTGGAGACAGGGCTGCATGGAGAGAGCCGTCCACTCGCAGGCCACACAGCTGCAGACTCTGGTCCACAACAGCAAGACTCTGACCGGGCTGTCTCGCAAAGCCCTGCGCCTGGTGCAGGAGACGGAGGTCATCTCCAGAGGGTTCACCCT GGTGAGTGCGGCCAGCTCCTTTAGCAGGGCGGGGCCGGGGGCGGTGCCCAGAGGCCAGCAGCTGATCGGACTGAGGAAGGCCCTGTACCGGGCGCTCCGCACGGCCTTCAGAGCGTCACGTAGAGCCACCTGTCATATGCTCAAGG CGTTCCCTCTGAACTCTGAGATCGATAATGTGACCAACTATGTGTCTGCGGTGCCTCTGAAGGAGCTGGGGCTCGGCCTGGGGATCGAGCACCTGGGTGATGAGCAGGCGCAGGAGCTGACGGATGACTACAGCCTGCCTGCCCTGAAG ATGCTGTTTCAGCTGTGGGTGGGACAAAGCTCTGAATGTTTCCGTCGACTGGCTCTCCTCCTGTCGCCCCAAAGAATAGAGGAGCAAGAAGAGGGGCTACCTAAAGGAGACaactcccctcctcttcctcctcctcctcccccactgCACCGCTCCATTGCAGCAGTGACCGAGCCCCTCCATCACGCTCTGGCCAGCTGCCTCTGCGAGGTGCAGCGCAGCTACGACTTCCACCGACACTTTGAGACCCAGCTGAGGACGACGGGCTCGGACAAGACGGGCAGAGCCAGGGAGAAATGCCGAGAGCTCAACACCCTGCACACCTCCATCCGAAGCCTGCAGCTGCACCTCAAAGCCCTGCTTAGcga GATGATCATCCTGGAGGACGACCTGGAGAAACTGATGGTGTCCAAGGAGCCGACAGAGTTGACATACGAGGGCTACCAGGACCTCAGTGAGCGGCTGCACCAGCTGCAGCCTCACATGCAGGCCAGCACCGGCTGCTGGGAGGACACCATCAGCCAGGTGGAGCGCATGCTGAGACGCGTCAATGCCTGTCCAG GTAATGCTGGGGGTCAGGAGCAGTGTTGTCCCCCTGTACCTGAGATCCCTGCTCCTCCTCCGTCCTACCCGCTGATCCTGGACAGAGACCCTGTGCCAGAAGAGCTG GAGTGGGAGGCCTACGTGTCCGACTCAGACTCTGACGGCGAAGGCAGAGGCTCTTGGTGCGACATCTTGTCCCCGGAGGAGCGGGAGCGTCAGCGGCGGGAGAGGGAGGAGTCCCGTCGTGTCCTGTCAGAGCTCAAAGCTGTGCTGGGCTTCCGTGCGTCAGAGGgggagaggatgaagaggaagcAGCTGCTCTTCAAAGACCAAG ctgctgtgacaCCCTCAGCTCGCAGCGACACTTCAGATCCTGTCACAAAGCTGTCAGACGCTCCTGCCACTCTGGGATCGGCCGAAAGTGGTGATGAAGAAGGAAACCACTTTTCAGAGTGCTCTGCAGGAAACGAAGGGGAGGAAGGGGAAGGAAGAGACGGCAGGGTGAGGCCTGACCCCTCCGCAGAGCCGGTAACGGAGTTCAGCTGCGGCTCGGAGGTGAAGGAGGGGGATTTGGTTGGAACTTCAGTGTGcacgagaggaggaggaggggcgtCCGAGCTGCACCAGTACGACGGCGTCCTGGAGGAGGGCGAGGGCCAGAACGGTCTGGACTGCTTCGTGAAGCCTAAAGTCCCCGCTGTGTCCGTGATGGACAGACTGACGGAGCTCCACGGCTCAGAGGCGCTCAGCTTCAGCTCCGCCCTCGCCGCTCAGGTGGCGGCACGCTCGCACTCGCTCATCGCCATGGAGGAGCAGATGTTtggagatgatgaagaggatgatgatgaagaggagaacGACAGACGAACCCCTGAGAAGGACTTAAGCTAA
- the vezt gene encoding vezatin isoform X1: MTEEFDEDVVFENSPLFQYLHDLGHTDFEACPTASQEDDDGGQEGDLASPDEDPWRTPGGRLWRLAEALWRWSPMHQAAASQKLGQQLDCVFGQYSVKCILDQDVLLQEDVELIELLDPSLLTLGSSASGSSSRASALPRPSLIAQPSLWDMAGLVGLAAVLLGLCSISEGLWPLAAAPWGLALLGWVGLRGITLWRQGCMERAVHSQATQLQTLVHNSKTLTGLSRKALRLVQETEVISRGFTLLLDRVSAASSFSRAGPGAVPRGQQLIGLRKALYRALRTAFRASRRATCHMLKAFPLNSEIDNVTNYVSAVPLKELGLGLGIEHLGDEQAQELTDDYSLPALKMLFQLWVGQSSECFRRLALLLSPQRIEEQEEGLPKGDNSPPLPPPPPPLHRSIAAVTEPLHHALASCLCEVQRSYDFHRHFETQLRTTGSDKTGRAREKCRELNTLHTSIRSLQLHLKALLSEMIILEDDLEKLMVSKEPTELTYEGYQDLSERLHQLQPHMQASTGCWEDTISQVERMLRRVNACPGNAGGQEQCCPPVPEIPAPPPSYPLILDRDPVPEELEWEAYVSDSDSDGEGRGSWCDILSPEERERQRREREESRRVLSELKAVLGFRASEGERMKRKQLLFKDQAAVTPSARSDTSDPVTKLSDAPATLGSAESGDEEGNHFSECSAGNEGEEGEGRDGRVRPDPSAEPVTEFSCGSEVKEGDLVGTSVCTRGGGGASELHQYDGVLEEGEGQNGLDCFVKPKVPAVSVMDRLTELHGSEALSFSSALAAQVAARSHSLIAMEEQMFGDDEEDDDEEENDRRTPEKDLS; this comes from the exons ATGACTGAGGAGTTTGATGAAGATGTGGTATTTGAG AACTCCCCTCTTTTCCAGTACCTGCATGATCTAGGGCACACAGACTTCGAGGCATGTCCGACGGCATCACAGGAGGACGACGATGGCGGACAGGAGGGAGACCTCGCCTCTCCCGACGAAGATCCATGGAGAACTCCA GGAGGACGCTTGTGGAGACTGGCTGAAGCCTTGTGGAGATGGAGTCCGATGCACCAGGCGGCTGCGTCTCAGAAGCTGGGCCAGCAGCTG GACTGTGTGTTCGGCCAGTACTCGGTGAAGTGCATTCTGGACCAGGACgtgctgctgcaggaggatGTGGAGCTGATCGAGCTGCTGGACCCGAGTCTGCTCACCCTCGGCTCGTCTGCCTCTGGCTCATCCAGCCGAGCGAGCGCCCTGCCCAGACCAAGCCTCATAGCCCAGCCCTCCCTATG GGACATGGCGGGGCTGGTCGGCCTGGCTGCAGTGCTGCTGGGTCTCTGCTCCATATCTGAGGGCCTGTGGCCGCTGGCCGCCGCCCCCTGGGGCCTGGCGCTGCTGGGCTGGGTGGGGCTGAGGGGCATCACGCTGTGGAGACAGGGCTGCATGGAGAGAGCCGTCCACTCGCAGGCCACACAGCTGCAGACTCTGGTCCACAACAGCAAGACTCTGACCGGGCTGTCTCGCAAAGCCCTGCGCCTGGTGCAGGAGACGGAGGTCATCTCCAGAGGGTTCACCCT TTTGCTCGACAGGGTGAGTGCGGCCAGCTCCTTTAGCAGGGCGGGGCCGGGGGCGGTGCCCAGAGGCCAGCAGCTGATCGGACTGAGGAAGGCCCTGTACCGGGCGCTCCGCACGGCCTTCAGAGCGTCACGTAGAGCCACCTGTCATATGCTCAAGG CGTTCCCTCTGAACTCTGAGATCGATAATGTGACCAACTATGTGTCTGCGGTGCCTCTGAAGGAGCTGGGGCTCGGCCTGGGGATCGAGCACCTGGGTGATGAGCAGGCGCAGGAGCTGACGGATGACTACAGCCTGCCTGCCCTGAAG ATGCTGTTTCAGCTGTGGGTGGGACAAAGCTCTGAATGTTTCCGTCGACTGGCTCTCCTCCTGTCGCCCCAAAGAATAGAGGAGCAAGAAGAGGGGCTACCTAAAGGAGACaactcccctcctcttcctcctcctcctcccccactgCACCGCTCCATTGCAGCAGTGACCGAGCCCCTCCATCACGCTCTGGCCAGCTGCCTCTGCGAGGTGCAGCGCAGCTACGACTTCCACCGACACTTTGAGACCCAGCTGAGGACGACGGGCTCGGACAAGACGGGCAGAGCCAGGGAGAAATGCCGAGAGCTCAACACCCTGCACACCTCCATCCGAAGCCTGCAGCTGCACCTCAAAGCCCTGCTTAGcga GATGATCATCCTGGAGGACGACCTGGAGAAACTGATGGTGTCCAAGGAGCCGACAGAGTTGACATACGAGGGCTACCAGGACCTCAGTGAGCGGCTGCACCAGCTGCAGCCTCACATGCAGGCCAGCACCGGCTGCTGGGAGGACACCATCAGCCAGGTGGAGCGCATGCTGAGACGCGTCAATGCCTGTCCAG GTAATGCTGGGGGTCAGGAGCAGTGTTGTCCCCCTGTACCTGAGATCCCTGCTCCTCCTCCGTCCTACCCGCTGATCCTGGACAGAGACCCTGTGCCAGAAGAGCTG GAGTGGGAGGCCTACGTGTCCGACTCAGACTCTGACGGCGAAGGCAGAGGCTCTTGGTGCGACATCTTGTCCCCGGAGGAGCGGGAGCGTCAGCGGCGGGAGAGGGAGGAGTCCCGTCGTGTCCTGTCAGAGCTCAAAGCTGTGCTGGGCTTCCGTGCGTCAGAGGgggagaggatgaagaggaagcAGCTGCTCTTCAAAGACCAAG ctgctgtgacaCCCTCAGCTCGCAGCGACACTTCAGATCCTGTCACAAAGCTGTCAGACGCTCCTGCCACTCTGGGATCGGCCGAAAGTGGTGATGAAGAAGGAAACCACTTTTCAGAGTGCTCTGCAGGAAACGAAGGGGAGGAAGGGGAAGGAAGAGACGGCAGGGTGAGGCCTGACCCCTCCGCAGAGCCGGTAACGGAGTTCAGCTGCGGCTCGGAGGTGAAGGAGGGGGATTTGGTTGGAACTTCAGTGTGcacgagaggaggaggaggggcgtCCGAGCTGCACCAGTACGACGGCGTCCTGGAGGAGGGCGAGGGCCAGAACGGTCTGGACTGCTTCGTGAAGCCTAAAGTCCCCGCTGTGTCCGTGATGGACAGACTGACGGAGCTCCACGGCTCAGAGGCGCTCAGCTTCAGCTCCGCCCTCGCCGCTCAGGTGGCGGCACGCTCGCACTCGCTCATCGCCATGGAGGAGCAGATGTTtggagatgatgaagaggatgatgatgaagaggagaacGACAGACGAACCCCTGAGAAGGACTTAAGCTAA